In Pirellulales bacterium, a genomic segment contains:
- a CDS encoding heparan N-sulfatase codes for SSVILGRERNDVRARPGTPAGLGYPVRGIRQGSLLYLHNFAPDRWPCGNPELGLIDTDDGPTKQFIEGLGQQDRYWQFCFGKRPADELFDLASDPDCVKNLAADPGYREVLAKLNDQLTAELKRQNDPRILGHGDVFENYPTSKDEPPAPKKAKAKAAKSS; via the coding sequence CAGCTCCGTGATCCTCGGCCGCGAACGCAACGACGTGCGGGCCCGGCCCGGCACGCCGGCAGGTTTGGGCTATCCCGTGCGCGGCATTCGCCAAGGCAGCCTCCTGTACTTGCACAACTTCGCGCCCGACCGCTGGCCGTGTGGCAATCCCGAACTGGGCCTGATCGACACCGACGACGGTCCCACGAAGCAATTCATCGAAGGGCTCGGCCAGCAGGACCGCTACTGGCAGTTCTGCTTCGGCAAGCGGCCGGCCGACGAGCTGTTCGACCTGGCGAGCGATCCCGATTGCGTAAAAAACCTGGCCGCCGATCCGGGCTATCGCGAAGTGTTGGCCAAGCTCAACGACCAACTCACGGCCGAACTGAAGCGCCAGAACGACCCGCGCATCCTCGGCCACGGCGACGTATTCGAGAACTACCCCACCTCAAAAGACGAACCCCCGGCGCCGA